From the genome of Deinococcus sp. JMULE3, one region includes:
- a CDS encoding TetR/AcrR family transcriptional regulator, producing MDSTSLRERQKERRRARIYNVAIDLFKRGGFQTTTATDIARASNVSRGTFFNYYPYKEAVLLDYGSEVMNRLRDHAEARLHDGAAPLTVLYEIWDHLADENTRERDLFPPLAYEVMNPNPERARTAYQALPLSKVIELILRPMHQAGLMRTDLSLQRISNLIADTYLMVALRWSAYGTERPLRDEMRMALNLLLEGAVKRDVR from the coding sequence ATGGATTCAACCTCGCTGCGCGAACGCCAGAAGGAGCGCCGCCGCGCCCGCATCTACAACGTCGCCATTGACCTGTTCAAACGCGGCGGGTTCCAGACGACCACCGCGACCGACATCGCCAGGGCCAGCAACGTGTCGCGCGGGACGTTCTTCAACTACTACCCCTACAAGGAAGCGGTGCTGCTGGATTACGGCAGCGAGGTCATGAACCGGCTGCGCGACCACGCCGAGGCCCGCCTGCACGACGGCGCCGCACCCCTGACGGTCCTGTACGAGATCTGGGATCACCTCGCCGACGAGAACACCCGCGAACGCGACCTGTTCCCCCCCCTGGCGTACGAGGTCATGAACCCCAACCCCGAACGGGCCCGCACCGCGTACCAGGCGCTGCCGCTGAGCAAGGTCATCGAACTGATCCTGCGGCCCATGCACCAGGCGGGCCTGATGCGCACCGACCTGTCGCTGCAGCGCATCAGCAACCTGATTGCCGACACGTACCTGATGGTCGCGCTGCGCTGGAGCGCGTACGGCACCGAGCGCCCGCTGCGTGACGAGATGCGCATGGCGCTGAACCTGCTGCTCGAAGGCGCGGTGAAGCGCGACGTGCGCTGA
- the pdxH gene encoding pyridoxamine 5'-phosphate oxidase: protein MTDLTGLRLSYTRAELRRADLNPDPLAQFQGWLQEAIGADLREPYALSLATADASGRPSVRTVLLRGATPAGLTFYTNYDSHKGRDLNANPQAELLFHWPELERQVRASGPVTRIPDEESDAYFHARPRESQLAAHASDPQSAPIAGREALEAKFAALHGRYPDGTEVPRPAFWGGFRVQVHGWEFWQGRANRMHDRFTYTRSGEEWQIQRLMP, encoded by the coding sequence ATGACCGACCTGACCGGACTGCGCCTGTCGTACACCCGCGCCGAACTGCGCCGCGCCGACCTGAACCCCGACCCCCTGGCCCAGTTCCAGGGCTGGCTGCAGGAGGCCATCGGGGCGGACCTGCGCGAACCGTACGCCCTGAGTCTCGCCACCGCCGACGCGAGCGGGCGGCCCAGCGTGCGGACCGTGCTGCTGCGCGGCGCGACCCCGGCGGGCCTGACGTTCTACACCAACTACGACTCGCACAAGGGCCGCGACCTGAACGCCAACCCGCAGGCGGAACTGCTGTTCCACTGGCCGGAACTGGAACGGCAGGTGCGCGCCTCCGGCCCGGTGACCCGCATCCCGGACGAGGAAAGCGACGCGTACTTCCACGCCCGACCGCGCGAATCGCAGCTGGCCGCGCACGCCAGCGACCCGCAGAGTGCGCCCATAGCGGGCCGCGAGGCGCTGGAGGCGAAGTTCGCCGCGCTGCATGGCCGCTACCCCGACGGCACCGAGGTGCCCCGCCCGGCCTTCTGGGGGGGCTTCCGCGTGCAGGTGCACGGGTGGGAGTTCTGGCAGGGCCGCGCCAACCGCATGCACGACCGCTTCACGTACACCCGCAGCGGCGAGGAGTGGCAGATTCAGCGGTTGATGCCCTGA
- a CDS encoding ATP cone domain-containing protein produces MTHPELRVGTARTTFPFSRGLLVESLVNAGASAPVASAVSRRVEQQLRLARRTVVSPAELKALMVEVTRDVAGDEVAQAAQAQTPAFQDIFVTAKKGDLPFSRGVLARTLEDAGLSGKDAYATASVVDVRLRQRGVTSLSAEEIDNLTEAALAERYGEHLRLTYRYLRHNRGKLGVIGDGASVPSPFSKGILVQSMLAAGVTPDVARKVARVTQRDLRGRDDRVIPRHEIRQKVEALLRDEVGPDVSARYRLLRVIRRPPRPVIVLLGGVSGTGKSFLAAEIAYRLGIARVVSTDSIREVMRAMVSPALLPTLHASTFSAWEALLPPGAPRPEHPDRAALIAGFRDQVQQVSVGLSAVVQRSVQEGSSLVLEGVHLVPGYIRADSYAGAIVVPLLVTLPDADEHRRHFESRDTETAASRPLHRYMGYFREIRAMQDELEALAHQYEVPMLDGLTLDESAEQAVDMVLRRVLVALTPEERRALLGEGHADLSFGGG; encoded by the coding sequence ATGACGCACCCGGAACTGCGGGTGGGCACCGCCCGGACCACCTTCCCGTTCAGTCGCGGCCTGCTGGTCGAGTCCCTGGTGAACGCCGGGGCGAGCGCGCCCGTGGCGTCCGCCGTGTCCCGCCGCGTGGAGCAGCAGCTGCGCCTGGCGCGCCGCACGGTGGTCAGCCCGGCGGAACTCAAGGCGCTGATGGTCGAGGTGACCCGCGACGTCGCCGGGGACGAGGTCGCGCAGGCCGCGCAGGCGCAGACCCCGGCCTTCCAGGACATCTTCGTGACCGCCAAGAAGGGCGACCTGCCGTTCAGCCGGGGCGTGCTGGCCCGCACGCTGGAGGACGCCGGGCTGTCCGGCAAGGACGCCTACGCGACCGCCAGCGTCGTGGACGTCCGCCTGCGGCAGCGGGGCGTGACCAGCCTGAGTGCCGAGGAGATCGACAACCTGACCGAGGCGGCGCTGGCCGAACGCTACGGCGAGCACCTGCGCCTCACGTACCGCTACCTGCGGCACAACCGCGGGAAGCTGGGCGTGATCGGTGACGGGGCCAGCGTGCCCAGCCCGTTCAGCAAGGGCATCCTGGTGCAGAGCATGCTCGCGGCGGGCGTCACGCCGGACGTGGCACGCAAGGTGGCCCGCGTGACCCAGCGGGACCTGCGGGGCCGCGACGACCGCGTGATTCCCCGCCACGAGATCCGGCAGAAGGTCGAGGCGCTGCTGCGCGACGAGGTCGGCCCGGACGTCAGTGCGCGGTACCGGCTGCTGCGCGTGATCCGCCGCCCGCCGCGCCCGGTGATCGTGCTGCTGGGCGGCGTGAGCGGCACCGGCAAGAGCTTCCTGGCCGCCGAGATCGCCTACCGCCTGGGCATCGCGCGGGTCGTCAGCACCGATTCCATCCGGGAAGTCATGCGCGCCATGGTCTCCCCCGCGCTGCTGCCCACCCTGCACGCCAGTACCTTCAGCGCCTGGGAGGCCCTGCTGCCGCCCGGCGCGCCGCGCCCCGAGCATCCGGACCGCGCCGCGCTGATCGCGGGCTTCCGGGATCAGGTGCAGCAGGTCAGCGTCGGCCTGAGTGCCGTCGTGCAGCGCAGCGTGCAGGAGGGCAGCAGCCTGGTCCTGGAGGGCGTGCATCTGGTCCCCGGGTACATCCGCGCGGACTCCTACGCGGGCGCGATCGTGGTGCCGCTGCTGGTCACGCTGCCCGACGCGGACGAGCACCGCCGCCACTTCGAGAGCCGCGACACGGAAACCGCCGCCAGCCGCCCCCTGCACCGCTACATGGGGTACTTCCGCGAGATCCGCGCCATGCAGGACGAACTGGAGGCGCTGGCCCACCAGTACGAGGTGCCGATGCTGGACGGCCTGACGCTGGACGAGAGCGCCGAGCAGGCCGTGGACATGGTCCTGCGCCGCGTGCTGGTCGCCCTGACACCCGAGGAACGTCGCGCGCTGCTGGGCGAGGGCCACGCGGACCTGAGCTTCGGTGGAGGCTGA